Sequence from the Rhodococcus jostii RHA1 genome:
CAGGAGGAGTGGACCGAGGAATCCTGGACCACACCGGGATCCGTCACTGAACTACGCGAGCTGTACCGCGACTTCCACCCCGATGCGCGAGCCCTCCTCGACGCCTGCGACGACGTCCTGAAATCCGCTCTCTACGTGCGCGACCCGCTGGCATCGTCGACCGACGGACGCTCCGTGCTCCTCGGCGACGCAGCCCATCCGATGATGCCGTTCATGGCGCAGGGCGCCGGCATGGCCATCGAAGACGCCGTCGTGCTGTCCCGCTGCCTCAGCCTGTTCGGCGACCCCGCAGTCGCGCTGCAGACCTACCAGGACACGCGACTGCAGCGGACCTCACGCATCCAGCGGGGCTCCCGGTCCAACGAATGGCTGAAGGTCGCAGGCAATGGCGACTGGGTCTACGAATACGACGCCTGGCACGTGCCACTGGAGTTGGCCGCCGCCCGAACGGACGCATGAATGGAAGCCGTCGGCGGACACGCTCTGTCGAGGCGGCGGGCGCTGGCCCTGCTGGGGTCCGCCGCCACTGCCGTCGCCGCGACGAGCTGCGCGTCCCACACCTCGGACGCGCAGCCGAGTGGCGCGACGCCACCGGATGCCTACGAGTTGTCCGGTGACGTCGACGGTTACGCGACGACGCTGATTCTGCTCGGCACGGCAGCCGGTCCCATCGCCGTGCCGGGGCGGAGCGGCACGTCCAGTGTGCTCGTCGTCGGCGACAGACCGTATCTGATCGACGCGGGTCCCTGGTCGAGCCGAAAGCTGATCCAGGCTGGTATCGCCGCGGATTCGCTCGGTGGCGTCTTCGTCACGCACCTGCACAGCGATCACATCGCCGACCTGGTCAACGTCTTCTGGCTGCCCGGCGGGACACCGTCCTACACGTTCCGCGACGCTGGTTCCGCACGGCCCGGTCTATCCCTCGCTGGCGTACCGGTTCGACACGGAGGACGGTGCGGTCACGTTCTCAGGCGACACCGCGAAGTCGCCGAACGTGGTTCGACTCGCCCGAGGATCCGACATCCTCGTCCACGAGGTGATCGACGTCGACTTCTACGCGCAGACTTCGGGTCCCGCACTGGTCGAGCACATGATTCAGGCGCACACCACCGCGCAGGACGTCGGGCGCGTCGCCACGGACGCGGATGTCCGCCAGGTGGTGCTCTCCCACATCGGGCCGGGCGACCCCCGGCAGGTCACCGACGACCAGTGGGAACGAGGCGTGAAGTCCACGTTCGCCGGCACCGTGACAGTCGGGCACGATCTCGTCCGGATCGGCGTCGGGCAACGACGGTAGTGCCATTGCTGGCTCGCAGGATCTTGCGCGCCGCCGCTGTCCCGAGAAGGCTGGATGTCACGACACCGTGACGTGATCGGAGCCAGGGATGGACACCACGATTACCGAGATCGCTCCCGACATCTACCGGTTGTCCACGTATCTGGACGAGCCGAACCTGATCATGAACCAGTTCCTCGTCGACGGTGAGGAACCGTTGCTGTTCCACACCGGTCAGCGTGCGCTCTTCCCGTCCGTGTCCGAGGCGGTCGGGCGGCTGATTCCTCTCGACAGGCTGCGGTGGATCACGTTCGGGCACGTGGAGGCCGACGAGTGCGGCGCGATGAACTCGTGGCTGGCGGCCGCGCCGAATGCCGTGGTCGCGCACGGGGCGATGGGTTGCTTCGTGCAGGTCAACGACCTCGCCGATCGGATGCCGCGTCCCCTGCAGTACGGCGACGTGATGGAGACGGGCACCAGACGGGTCCGTCACCTCGACACTCCGCATGTTCCGCACGGGTGGGATGCCGGGCTGGTTTTCGAGGAGACGACGCAGACACTGTTCTGCGGCGACCTGTTCACCGCATTCGGTCATCACCCGCCCGCCACGGAGGAGGAGATCGTCGGCCCGGCGATCGCGGCCGAGGACATGGGGAACGCGACGTGCCTGA
This genomic interval carries:
- a CDS encoding MBL fold metallo-hydrolase, producing the protein MEAVGGHALSRRRALALLGSAATAVAATSCASHTSDAQPSGATPPDAYELSGDVDGYATTLILLGTAAGPIAVPGRSGTSSVLVVGDRPYLIDAGPWSSRKLIQAGIAADSLGGVFVTHLHSDHIADLVNVFWLPGGTPSYTFRDAGSARPGLSLAGVPVRHGGRCGHVLRRHREVAERGSTRPRIRHPRPRGDRRRLLRADFGSRTGRAHDSGAHHRAGRRARRHGRGCPPGGALPHRAGRPPAGHRRPVGTRREVHVRRHRDSRARSRPDRRRATTVVPLLARRILRAAAVPRRLDVTTP
- a CDS encoding MBL fold metallo-hydrolase — translated: MDTTITEIAPDIYRLSTYLDEPNLIMNQFLVDGEEPLLFHTGQRALFPSVSEAVGRLIPLDRLRWITFGHVEADECGAMNSWLAAAPNAVVAHGAMGCFVQVNDLADRMPRPLQYGDVMETGTRRVRHLDTPHVPHGWDAGLVFEETTQTLFCGDLFTAFGHHPPATEEEIVGPAIAAEDMGNATCLTPALGPTIRGLADLEPLLLAPMHAPVFTGDCVQSLHDLAQAYEERLAAETVRYREAE